A stretch of Anolis sagrei isolate rAnoSag1 chromosome X, rAnoSag1.mat, whole genome shotgun sequence DNA encodes these proteins:
- the LOC137094894 gene encoding interferon-inducible GTPase 5-like isoform X2: MVSLSFPPDESSLLFSAFPLPFLFGGISRDIMEIQEVDLREMGTIIQSRVVLEVSNQVQSLLDSMETTTLEVAVTGESGAGKSTFINALLGLNDGDPRAAPTGVTETTCSPTPYEHPRLPRVHIWDLPGTGTPRFQAETYLQQVGFERYDFFIIIASERFRENHAKLACAVAAMGKRFYFVRSKIDLDLRASRQRRPTRFEEVQVLREIEADCIRQLKQGGLDSPKIFLISSFELHRFDFQRLENTLAEELEGHKRHVLLLSFPSVTTEAVQKKKASLRRNIWKKALMACFVSALPGLPFHLNIPMLIKTLDSYRRSFGLDDDSLGALALTASKDPSQLKNQVSSTLARDLSENAVHIILSQAATYGKVAARLLKDRVPLLDNLVAGGISFVAAYYLLHTALDNFAKDAERVLLAAYDLEDEFQKSVFYPPEPGFIFD, from the exons AtggtttctctttcctttcctccagaCGAAAGTAGTCTGCTGTTTTctgcttttcctcttcccttcctgttCGGGGGAATTTC AAGAGACATCATGGAAATCCAAGAAGTGGACCTCCGAGAGATGGGCACCATCATCCAGTCCCGCGTGGTCCTGGAGGTCTCCAATCAGGTCCAGTCGCTCCTGGATTCAATGGAGACCACAACGCTTGAGGTTGCAGTGACTGGTGAATCGGGTGCTGGAAAATCCACCTTCATCAATGCGCTGCTGGGACTTAATGACGGAGACCCCCGTGCCGCCCCTACCGGAGTCACGGAGACCACCTGTTCACCCACGCCTTATGAACACCCTCGCCTGCccagagtccacatttgggaCTTGCCAGGGACAGGCACTCCACGCTTCCAAGCCGAGACCTACCTGCAGCAGGTGGGGTTTGAGAGATACGATTTCTTTATCATCATAGCCTCCGAGAGGTTCCGGGAGAACCATGCCAAGCTGGCCTGTGCAGTGGCTGCGATGGGCAAGCGTTTCTACTTTGTGCGTTCCAAGATTGACCTTGACCTTCGGGCTTCACGACAACGAAGGCCGACCAGATTTGAGGAGGTCCAGGTGCTCAGAGAGATTGAAGCAGACTGCATCCGCCAGCTGAAGCAAGGAGGTCTGGACTCCCCCAAGATATTTTTGATCTCCAGCTTTGAGCTGCACAGATTTGACTTCCAGCGCTTGGAGAACACTCTCGCTGAggagctggagggccacaagagGCATGTCTTGCTCCTTTCATTCCCTTCTGTCACTACCGAAGCTGTGCAGAAGAAAAAAGCTTCACTGCGCAGGAACATCTGGAAGAAGGCTTTGATGGCCTGTTTTGTCTCAGCTTTACCCGGCCTccctttccatctgaacatcccCATGCTCATCAAAACCCTGGACTCCTATCGTAGGAGTTTTGGGCTGGATGATGACTCTCTGGGAGCCTTGGCCCTCACCGCCTCAAAGGACCCTTCTCAACTGAAAAACCAGGTGTCTTCAACATTAGCGAGGGATCTCTCAGAGAATGCTGTCCATATCATCCTGAGTCAAGCGGCCACTTATGGAAAGGTGGCCGCTAGGTTATTGAAGGACCGGGTGCCCCTTTTGGACAACCTCGTGGCTGGAGGCATCTCCTTTGTTGCTGCCTATTACCTGCTCCACACTGCTTTGGATAACTTTGCAAAAGATGCAGAGCGAGTGCTCCTTGCAGCCTACGATTTGGAGGATGAATTCCAGAAGTCAGTTTTTTATCCTCCAGAACCTGGCTTTATCTTTGATTGA
- the LOC137094894 gene encoding interferon-inducible GTPase 5-like isoform X1: MVSLSFPPDESSLLFSAFPLPFLFGGISRRDIMEIQEVDLREMGTIIQSRVVLEVSNQVQSLLDSMETTTLEVAVTGESGAGKSTFINALLGLNDGDPRAAPTGVTETTCSPTPYEHPRLPRVHIWDLPGTGTPRFQAETYLQQVGFERYDFFIIIASERFRENHAKLACAVAAMGKRFYFVRSKIDLDLRASRQRRPTRFEEVQVLREIEADCIRQLKQGGLDSPKIFLISSFELHRFDFQRLENTLAEELEGHKRHVLLLSFPSVTTEAVQKKKASLRRNIWKKALMACFVSALPGLPFHLNIPMLIKTLDSYRRSFGLDDDSLGALALTASKDPSQLKNQVSSTLARDLSENAVHIILSQAATYGKVAARLLKDRVPLLDNLVAGGISFVAAYYLLHTALDNFAKDAERVLLAAYDLEDEFQKSVFYPPEPGFIFD, from the exons AtggtttctctttcctttcctccagaCGAAAGTAGTCTGCTGTTTTctgcttttcctcttcccttcctgttCGGGGGAATTTC CAGAAGAGACATCATGGAAATCCAAGAAGTGGACCTCCGAGAGATGGGCACCATCATCCAGTCCCGCGTGGTCCTGGAGGTCTCCAATCAGGTCCAGTCGCTCCTGGATTCAATGGAGACCACAACGCTTGAGGTTGCAGTGACTGGTGAATCGGGTGCTGGAAAATCCACCTTCATCAATGCGCTGCTGGGACTTAATGACGGAGACCCCCGTGCCGCCCCTACCGGAGTCACGGAGACCACCTGTTCACCCACGCCTTATGAACACCCTCGCCTGCccagagtccacatttgggaCTTGCCAGGGACAGGCACTCCACGCTTCCAAGCCGAGACCTACCTGCAGCAGGTGGGGTTTGAGAGATACGATTTCTTTATCATCATAGCCTCCGAGAGGTTCCGGGAGAACCATGCCAAGCTGGCCTGTGCAGTGGCTGCGATGGGCAAGCGTTTCTACTTTGTGCGTTCCAAGATTGACCTTGACCTTCGGGCTTCACGACAACGAAGGCCGACCAGATTTGAGGAGGTCCAGGTGCTCAGAGAGATTGAAGCAGACTGCATCCGCCAGCTGAAGCAAGGAGGTCTGGACTCCCCCAAGATATTTTTGATCTCCAGCTTTGAGCTGCACAGATTTGACTTCCAGCGCTTGGAGAACACTCTCGCTGAggagctggagggccacaagagGCATGTCTTGCTCCTTTCATTCCCTTCTGTCACTACCGAAGCTGTGCAGAAGAAAAAAGCTTCACTGCGCAGGAACATCTGGAAGAAGGCTTTGATGGCCTGTTTTGTCTCAGCTTTACCCGGCCTccctttccatctgaacatcccCATGCTCATCAAAACCCTGGACTCCTATCGTAGGAGTTTTGGGCTGGATGATGACTCTCTGGGAGCCTTGGCCCTCACCGCCTCAAAGGACCCTTCTCAACTGAAAAACCAGGTGTCTTCAACATTAGCGAGGGATCTCTCAGAGAATGCTGTCCATATCATCCTGAGTCAAGCGGCCACTTATGGAAAGGTGGCCGCTAGGTTATTGAAGGACCGGGTGCCCCTTTTGGACAACCTCGTGGCTGGAGGCATCTCCTTTGTTGCTGCCTATTACCTGCTCCACACTGCTTTGGATAACTTTGCAAAAGATGCAGAGCGAGTGCTCCTTGCAGCCTACGATTTGGAGGATGAATTCCAGAAGTCAGTTTTTTATCCTCCAGAACCTGGCTTTATCTTTGATTGA